A genomic segment from Actinoplanes sichuanensis encodes:
- a CDS encoding ABC transporter permease has product MPTDLPTTEDTRTESRSGENATAADRVSGLDALELAPKKDKGALGKRIWAGTWPKLLAIAIVVGLWQIVYLAEWRPAYVLPPPADVFAELGELITEPKFWDGVQLTMTRALTGFALAVAIGTLLGALVSQFKPLRAAIGSLITGLQTMPSIMWFPLAILLFQLGEEAILFVVVIGAAPSVANGLISGIDYVPRTWLRVGQVMGMKGIAKYRHLILPASLPSFVSGLKQGWAFSWRSLMAGELLVIVPGTVSIGVRMQTARDLSDAVAVLAYIIVVLVIGILVDQFFNAADGALRKRWGLAGG; this is encoded by the coding sequence ATGCCAACTGACCTGCCGACCACTGAAGACACCCGCACCGAGTCCCGGTCCGGGGAGAACGCGACCGCGGCCGACCGGGTCAGCGGCCTCGACGCCCTGGAGCTCGCGCCCAAGAAGGACAAGGGCGCCCTCGGCAAGCGGATCTGGGCGGGCACCTGGCCGAAACTGCTGGCGATCGCGATCGTCGTCGGCCTCTGGCAGATCGTCTACCTGGCCGAGTGGCGGCCGGCCTACGTCCTGCCGCCGCCGGCCGACGTGTTCGCCGAGCTCGGCGAGCTGATCACCGAGCCGAAGTTCTGGGACGGCGTGCAGCTGACCATGACCCGGGCGCTCACCGGGTTCGCGCTGGCGGTGGCGATCGGCACGCTGCTCGGTGCGCTGGTCTCCCAGTTCAAGCCGCTGCGGGCCGCGATCGGCTCGCTGATCACCGGCCTGCAGACCATGCCGTCGATCATGTGGTTCCCGCTCGCCATCCTGCTCTTCCAGCTCGGCGAGGAGGCGATCCTCTTCGTGGTCGTCATCGGCGCCGCCCCGTCGGTGGCGAACGGCCTGATCAGCGGCATCGACTACGTGCCGCGGACCTGGCTGCGGGTCGGCCAGGTGATGGGCATGAAAGGCATCGCGAAATACCGGCACCTGATCCTGCCCGCGTCGCTGCCGTCGTTCGTCTCCGGGCTCAAGCAGGGCTGGGCGTTCTCCTGGCGCAGCCTGATGGCCGGTGAACTGCTGGTCATCGTGCCGGGCACGGTGTCCATCGGCGTCCGGATGCAGACCGCCCGGGACCTGAGCGACGCGGTGGCCGTCCTCGCGTACATCATCGTGGTCCTGGTGATCGGCATCCTGGTCGACCAGTTCTTCAACGCCGCCGACGGTGCCCTGCGCAAGCGCTGGGGCCTGGCCGGCGGCTAG
- a CDS encoding ABC transporter ATP-binding protein — translation MSTVVRIDDVTKQYGSGSNALLALDHISLDVDKGEFVCLLGASGCGKSTLLSLVAGLDKITSGTLDIGGRHVALMFQEAALFPWLSVAANVELPLKLQGVGRADRKKRAQELLEIVRLGGFDGKRPHELSGGMRQRVALARALAQNADVLLMDEPFGALDAMTRDILHDELERIWREQELTVLFVTHNVREAVRLGDRVILLSSRPGRVIEDYKIDHPRPRRIDSTEVSGQAAEITDRLRAEVARHAN, via the coding sequence ATGAGTACGGTTGTCCGGATCGACGATGTGACGAAGCAGTACGGTTCGGGGAGCAATGCTCTACTCGCCCTCGACCACATCTCACTCGATGTCGACAAGGGGGAGTTCGTCTGCCTCCTCGGCGCCTCCGGCTGCGGCAAGAGCACCCTGCTTTCGCTGGTCGCCGGCCTCGACAAGATCACCAGCGGCACTCTGGACATCGGCGGGCGGCACGTCGCGCTGATGTTCCAGGAGGCCGCCCTCTTCCCCTGGCTCTCGGTGGCCGCCAACGTCGAGCTGCCGCTCAAGCTGCAGGGGGTGGGCCGCGCCGACCGGAAGAAGCGCGCCCAGGAGCTGCTCGAAATCGTCCGGCTGGGCGGTTTCGATGGCAAACGCCCGCATGAGCTGTCCGGCGGCATGCGGCAGCGGGTCGCGCTGGCCCGGGCCCTGGCCCAGAACGCCGACGTGCTGCTGATGGACGAGCCGTTCGGCGCGCTCGACGCGATGACCCGCGACATCCTGCACGACGAGCTGGAGCGGATCTGGCGCGAGCAGGAGCTCACCGTTCTCTTCGTCACCCACAACGTGCGTGAGGCGGTCCGCCTCGGTGACCGGGTGATCCTGCTGAGCAGCCGACCCGGTCGGGTCATCGAGGACTACAAGATCGACCACCCACGCCCGCGGCGCATCGACTCCACCGAGGTCTCCGGCCAGGCTGCCGAGATCACCGACCGGCTCCGCGCGGAGGTGGCCCGTCATGCCAACTGA
- a CDS encoding ABC transporter substrate-binding protein: MSSRTIRALALASAALVATTALAACGSKEEEKTAAEAASGNAAEAPAIKLGYFPNITHAPALVGVNKKIFEEKLGSTKLEPSTFNAGPAAIEALLSGAIDATYIGPNPAINGWSKSKGTALKIIAGSTSGGAGLVVREGINTPADLKGKKIATPQLGNTQDVALRAWLKSNGLNADTSGGGDVSVLPQDNATAVQAFAQGTIDGAWVPEPNFSKLILESKGKVLVDEKTLWPNQEFVTTHLIVSQKFLKEYPGTVKKLLQGHIAAVKYIKDNNADAQKAANAQIEELTSKPLKDEILAAAFANLKFTYDPIASSLFTSAKHAEEVGLLDPVDLKGIYDITLLNELLKADGQAEVSDSAA, encoded by the coding sequence ATGAGCTCCCGCACCATACGTGCGCTCGCCCTTGCCTCGGCTGCTCTGGTGGCCACGACCGCGCTGGCCGCCTGTGGTTCCAAGGAGGAGGAGAAGACCGCCGCCGAGGCCGCCTCCGGAAACGCCGCCGAGGCCCCGGCCATCAAGCTGGGCTACTTCCCGAACATCACCCACGCTCCGGCCCTGGTCGGCGTGAACAAGAAGATCTTCGAAGAGAAGCTGGGCAGCACCAAGCTGGAGCCGAGCACCTTCAACGCCGGCCCGGCCGCGATCGAGGCGCTGCTCTCCGGCGCGATCGACGCCACCTACATCGGCCCGAACCCGGCGATCAACGGCTGGTCCAAGTCCAAGGGCACCGCCCTGAAGATCATCGCGGGCAGCACGTCGGGCGGTGCCGGCCTGGTCGTCAGGGAGGGCATCAACACCCCGGCCGACCTCAAGGGCAAGAAGATCGCCACCCCGCAGCTCGGCAACACCCAGGACGTCGCGCTGCGCGCCTGGCTGAAGTCGAACGGCCTGAACGCCGACACCAGCGGCGGCGGCGACGTCTCGGTCCTGCCGCAGGACAACGCGACCGCGGTCCAGGCGTTCGCGCAGGGCACCATCGACGGCGCCTGGGTGCCGGAGCCCAACTTCAGCAAGCTGATCCTCGAGTCCAAGGGCAAGGTCCTGGTCGACGAGAAGACGCTGTGGCCGAACCAGGAGTTCGTGACCACCCACCTGATCGTCAGCCAGAAGTTCCTGAAGGAATACCCGGGCACGGTCAAGAAACTGCTCCAGGGCCACATCGCGGCGGTCAAGTACATCAAGGACAACAACGCCGACGCGCAGAAGGCCGCGAACGCCCAGATCGAGGAGCTCACCAGCAAGCCGCTGAAGGACGAGATCCTCGCCGCCGCGTTCGCGAACCTGAAGTTCACCTACGACCCGATCGCGTCCTCGCTGTTCACCAGCGCGAAGCACGCCGAGGAGGTCGGCCTGCTCGACCCGGTGGACCTCAAGGGCATCTACGACATCACGCTGCTGAACGAGCTGCTGAAGGCGGACGGCCAGGCCGAAGTCAGCGACTCCGCGGCCTGA
- a CDS encoding RrF2 family transcriptional regulator, whose amino-acid sequence MYVSARTDYAVRAMLAVTAEHPRLVKAAGLAAVQDIPLSFLQGILLDLRRAGLLHSHRGVDGGYALARPAEEITVGDVVRAVGGALTTVRGLPTSTATYHGAATALHDVWVAVEAAIEGVVDHKTLAELSNTSVKRN is encoded by the coding sequence GTGTACGTCTCGGCTCGCACGGACTACGCCGTACGCGCGATGCTGGCGGTCACCGCCGAGCACCCACGCCTGGTCAAGGCGGCCGGACTGGCCGCCGTCCAGGACATCCCGCTCAGCTTTCTGCAGGGGATCCTGCTCGATCTGCGTCGCGCCGGGCTGCTGCACAGCCATCGTGGCGTGGACGGCGGGTACGCCCTGGCCCGCCCGGCCGAGGAGATCACCGTCGGCGATGTGGTTCGCGCCGTCGGGGGTGCCCTCACCACGGTCCGGGGGCTGCCCACGTCAACGGCGACCTACCACGGGGCAGCGACGGCGCTGCACGACGTGTGGGTCGCCGTCGAGGCGGCCATCGAGGGTGTGGTCGACCACAAGACCCTGGCCGAACTCTCCAACACCTCAGTGAAACGAAATTAG
- a CDS encoding M16 family metallopeptidase, with protein sequence MAPKIKIPATKYPVERFTLGNGLRVVLSPDRSAPVVGVAVVYDVGIRSEPEGRTGFAHLFEHLMFQGSENLEKLAHFRHVQGAGGSFNGSTHLDYTDYFEVLPTGGLERALFLEADRMRGPRLTEENLRNQVDVVKEEIRVNVLNRPYGGFPWLKLPPVMFSTFANAHDGYGSFEDLESATVEDAQGFFDRYYACGNAVLSVAGDFDVAEATAMIERHFGDVPARPAPELPDFDEAGLSGERRESYTDRIAPLPAVAAGWRVPDPIGTFEDYLPYVVLAEVLTDGDASRLVERLIQRDRTATTMGGYIGFMGDEYLVRNPTALLLQAHMPPGGDADKVLRTIDEELDRLAADGLKPGELDRTQARMATRALHGTDDVLGRAQPMAVLELQRGRPGLLNDLPKLISEVREEQIVAAAATLRPEHRASVEVIPGASS encoded by the coding sequence GTGGCGCCCAAAATCAAGATCCCCGCGACGAAATACCCGGTCGAGCGGTTCACGCTCGGCAACGGTCTGCGCGTGGTCCTCTCTCCGGATCGCAGCGCCCCGGTGGTCGGCGTGGCAGTCGTCTACGACGTCGGCATCCGCAGTGAGCCGGAGGGCCGGACCGGTTTCGCCCACCTCTTCGAGCACCTGATGTTCCAGGGCTCGGAGAACCTGGAGAAGCTGGCGCACTTCCGCCACGTGCAGGGCGCGGGCGGCAGTTTCAACGGTTCCACCCACCTCGACTACACCGACTATTTCGAGGTCCTGCCGACCGGCGGTCTGGAGCGGGCGCTCTTCCTCGAGGCGGACCGGATGCGCGGCCCCCGGCTCACCGAGGAGAACCTGCGTAACCAGGTCGACGTGGTCAAGGAGGAGATCCGGGTCAACGTGCTGAACCGGCCGTACGGCGGGTTCCCCTGGCTGAAGCTGCCGCCGGTGATGTTCAGCACCTTCGCCAACGCGCACGACGGCTACGGCTCGTTCGAGGACCTGGAGAGCGCCACCGTCGAGGACGCGCAGGGCTTCTTCGACCGCTACTACGCCTGCGGCAACGCGGTGCTCTCGGTCGCCGGTGACTTCGACGTGGCCGAGGCGACCGCGATGATCGAGCGGCACTTCGGCGACGTTCCGGCGCGACCCGCCCCGGAGCTGCCCGACTTCGACGAGGCCGGTCTGAGCGGGGAGCGGCGTGAGTCGTACACCGATCGGATCGCACCGCTGCCGGCGGTGGCCGCCGGATGGCGCGTGCCCGACCCGATCGGCACCTTCGAGGACTACCTGCCGTACGTGGTGCTCGCCGAGGTGCTCACCGACGGTGACGCGTCCCGTCTGGTCGAGCGCCTGATTCAGCGTGACCGCACGGCCACCACGATGGGCGGCTACATCGGCTTCATGGGCGACGAATACCTGGTGCGCAACCCGACCGCGCTGCTGCTTCAGGCTCACATGCCCCCAGGTGGCGACGCCGACAAGGTGTTGCGCACCATCGATGAGGAGCTGGACCGGCTGGCCGCCGACGGGCTCAAGCCGGGCGAGCTCGACCGGACCCAGGCGCGGATGGCGACCCGCGCGCTGCACGGCACCGACGACGTGCTCGGCCGGGCCCAGCCGATGGCCGTCCTGGAGTTGCAGCGCGGCCGCCCCGGCCTGCTCAACGACCTGCCCAAGCTGATCAGCGAGGTGCGTGAGGAGCAGATCGTCGCCGCCGCGGCCACCCTGCGGCCCGAGCACCGCGCCTCCGTCGAAGTGATCCCGGGAGCCTCCTCGTGA
- a CDS encoding M16 family metallopeptidase has translation MTKTLPDLVPDAALNLPPERERTLPNGLTVIAIRRSAVPLVEVRLRIPFARAELAPATLLSQALFTGTSGMNSIDIAAALQAVGGSLGAGIDPDRLLISGNALADGLDRTLELLASVLTDATYPVEEVSTERDRLGDHIQVALSQPAHLARVALLKRMYGDHPYAVQTPEPEEIRALSPEPLRELHAARVRPAGAVLVLVGDIDPDQAIDTAEKILGGWSGRAPDGGLPPIPVLETGPLLLVDRPGSVQSSLRLALPALTRTDPDYAAFNLANLVFGGYFSSRWTENIREDKGYTYGAYSSIDHYVAGSALVAAAEVATEVTGPSLLETVYELGRIASLPPGEEELEQARRYALGTLRLGMSTQAGLAGLAGMYAGFGLRLDHLREYSAALAAATREEVAAAATKYLAPSRAVTVILGDAEKIESQLSALTVVERSAA, from the coding sequence GTGACCAAGACCCTGCCCGACCTGGTGCCGGACGCCGCGCTGAACCTGCCGCCGGAGCGCGAGCGCACCCTGCCCAACGGGCTCACCGTGATCGCGATCCGCCGGTCCGCGGTGCCGCTGGTCGAGGTGCGGCTACGGATCCCGTTCGCGCGTGCCGAGCTGGCCCCGGCGACCCTGCTCTCCCAGGCGCTCTTCACCGGCACCAGCGGGATGAACAGCATCGACATCGCCGCCGCGCTGCAGGCCGTCGGTGGCAGTCTGGGCGCCGGGATCGACCCGGACCGGCTGCTGATCAGCGGCAACGCGCTCGCCGATGGCCTGGACCGGACGCTCGAACTGCTCGCCTCGGTGCTCACCGACGCCACCTACCCGGTCGAGGAGGTGTCCACCGAGCGGGACCGGCTCGGCGACCACATCCAGGTGGCGCTCAGCCAGCCGGCGCACCTGGCCCGGGTGGCCCTGCTCAAGCGGATGTACGGCGACCACCCGTACGCGGTGCAGACCCCCGAGCCCGAGGAGATCCGCGCGCTGTCGCCGGAGCCGCTGCGCGAGCTGCACGCCGCCCGGGTCCGCCCGGCCGGCGCGGTATTGGTGCTGGTCGGCGACATCGACCCGGACCAGGCCATCGACACCGCGGAGAAGATTCTCGGCGGCTGGTCGGGCCGCGCGCCGGACGGCGGCCTGCCGCCCATCCCGGTGCTGGAGACCGGCCCGCTGCTGCTCGTGGACCGGCCCGGCTCGGTGCAGTCCTCGCTGCGGCTGGCGCTGCCCGCGCTGACCCGTACCGACCCCGACTACGCCGCCTTCAACCTGGCGAACCTGGTGTTCGGTGGCTACTTCTCGTCCCGGTGGACCGAGAACATCCGAGAGGACAAGGGCTACACCTACGGGGCGTACTCGTCGATCGACCACTACGTCGCCGGCTCGGCCCTGGTCGCCGCGGCCGAGGTGGCCACCGAGGTGACCGGCCCGTCGCTGCTGGAGACGGTCTACGAGCTGGGCCGGATCGCCAGCCTCCCGCCCGGTGAGGAGGAGCTGGAACAGGCCCGGCGCTACGCCCTCGGCACGCTCCGACTCGGCATGTCCACTCAGGCCGGACTGGCCGGGCTGGCCGGCATGTACGCCGGTTTCGGGCTCCGCCTCGACCATCTCCGGGAGTACTCGGCGGCACTCGCCGCGGCCACCCGCGAGGAGGTGGCCGCCGCGGCCACGAAGTATCTCGCCCCGTCCCGGGCGGTGACCGTGATCCTCGGTGACGCCGAGAAGATCGAGTCGCAGCTGTCCGCCCTGACCGTCGTGGAGCGCAGCGCAGCGTGA